A window of Primulina tabacum isolate GXHZ01 chromosome 4, ASM2559414v2, whole genome shotgun sequence contains these coding sequences:
- the LOC142542429 gene encoding uncharacterized protein LOC142542429 — protein MSAIVCGKRSFFEDIDSAATSPKSASPPVYKKFRCSSATSPVRFSYSPPISPVPIDQLKALFPDMETQLIEEALENYGDDLDSAIKSLHELRLVYKGNLGSTSEEDTNFHNDETPPEGDSVPVKEPQVQNHLPVDGAGWVDFFVGEMMSAASIDDARTRAARVLESLEKSISARAGVEAAQNFLKENMMLKEQIEALLRENVILKRAVAIQHERQKEHDEMNQEVQQLKLLVTQYQEQLRTLEVNNYALKLHLRQAEQGNSIPGRFHPDVF, from the exons ATGTCTGCTATTGTTTGTGGGAAGAGATCGTTCTTCGAGGATATCGATTCTGCAGCGACATCGCCGAAATCTGCTTCGCCACCGGTTTACAAGAAGTTCCGGTGCTCCTCGGCCACATCTCCTGTTAGATTCTCTTACTCGCCTCCTATATCTCCCGTTCCAATTGATCAGCTCAAGGCTTTGTTTCCTGATATGGAAACTCAG CTTATAGAGGAAGCCTTGGAAAATTACGGTGATGACTTAGATTCTGCAATTAAAAGCCTTCACGAGCTTCGTCTTGTATACAAGGGCAACTTGGGCTCCACATCTGAAGAAGATACTAATTTTCATAATG ATGAGACACCACCTGAGGGGGATTCAGTCCCTGTGAAGGAGCCTCAAGTTCAAAATCACCTTCCTGTAGATGGTGCAGGATGGGTGGACTTTTTTGTTGGGGAGATGATGAGTGCAGCTAGCATAGATGATGCTAGAACCCGGGCAGCAAGAGTATTGGAGAGTCTGGAGAAATCTATCAGCGCTAGGGCTGGTGTTGAAGCAGCTCAAAATTTTCTTAAG GAAAATATGATGCTGAAGGAACAAATTGAGGCCCTTCTCCGAGAgaatgtcatcctcaaacgagCAGTAGCCATCCAGCATGAACGTCAAAAGGAGCATGATGAGATGAACCAGGAGGTGCAGCAATTGAAGCTGTTGGTGACTCAATATCAAGAGCAGCTGCGGACTCTTGAG GTGAACAACTATGCGTTGAAATTGCATTTGCGCCAGGCCGAGCAGGGCAACTCAATCCCTGGGCGTTTTCATCCAGACGTATTTTAA
- the LOC142541424 gene encoding phosphatidylcholine:diacylglycerol cholinephosphotransferase 1-like, which translates to MQISGNTATATITARRRLFPKGKPTNGHLPCGANPQETNNSPPIVKKRLISPPRCLFNAHFLKWSAADVRGVTRHHPVPCALAASVLFFMFVEYTLHMVPSMAAPYDLGFAATMSLNRMLAARPALNTLLAGLNTVFVGMQTGYILWTWLIEGRTRATISTLFMFTCRGILGYVTQLPLPQEFLGSGVDFPVGNVSFFLFYSGHVAASVIASIDMKRMKRWELAYLFDTLNILQVVRLLTTRGHYTIDLAAGVGAAVLFDSLAGKYEDSAANGAFYDSPK; encoded by the exons ATGCAGATATCCGGTAACACCGCCACCGCCACCATCACGGCTCGCCGCCGCTTGTTTCCTAAAGGAAAACCCACAAACGGCCACCTCCCCTGTGGTGCTAACCCTCAAGAGACAAATAATTCTCCCCCGATTGTGAAGAAGAGATTGATATCACCGCCGCGCTGCTTATTCAACGCGCATTTCTTGAAGTGGTCTGCGGCGGACGTACGTGGAGTGACGCGACATCATCCCGTGCCGTGCGCATTGGCCGCCTCTGTGTTGTTCTTCATGTTTGTGGAGTACACACTCCACATGGTTCCGTCAATGGCGGCGCCGTACGATTTGGGATTCGCCGCCACGATGAGCCTCAACCGGATGCTCGCCGCCCGCCCGGCTCTTAACACCCTTTTAGCTGGACTCAATACG GTTTTTGTGGGGATGCAAACGGGGTACATACTATGGACGTGGCTGATTGAAGGGCGAACGAGAGCCACAATTTCAACCCTCTTCATGTTCACATGTAGAGGAATTCTTGGATATGTCACACAGCTGCCTTTGCCTCAG GAATTCTTGGGCTCGGGGGTTGATTTTCCGGTGGGCAATGTTTCGTTTTTCCTGTTTTATTCCGGTCATGTTGCCGCATCAGTCATCGCATCTATCGACATGAAGCGGATGAAAAGATGGGAACTGGCCTATTTATTTGACACCCTTAACATTTTGCAAGTTGTGAGGCTCCTGACTACCAGAGGCCACTACACGATCGACTTGGCTGCTGGGGTTGGAGCCGCGGTATTGTTCGATTCGCTGGCAGGGAAATATGAAGATAGTGCCGCAAATGGTGCCTTTTATGATTCTCCGAAGTGA
- the LOC142541425 gene encoding protein LURP-one-related 5-like isoform X1: MKMESHDHGASSGFVFGEETHFTVLKTSNFFAGDGFCAYDAKGKLVFRVDSYGPGAKSTGEVVLMDADGRCLLTVRRKQRPSLHHRWDGFTGERTDGQKPLFSVRKSSILGHSSTTVEMYNKVGEEYQIVGSFAGRSCTVLGADKKAMAEIRRKVDASSSVVLGKEVFWLSLKAGVDVAFVMGLVLVLDQIQGDDEYEAARRAGVDAMKDHFRISS, encoded by the exons ATGAAAATGGAGAGTCATGATCATGGGGCGAGTTCTGGATTCGTATTTGGAGAGGAAACGCACTTCACGGTGCTGAAAACGTCCAATTTCTTCGCGGGAGATGGGTTCTGTGCGTATGATGCTAAAGGGAAGCTGGTGTTCCGGGTGGATTCGTATGGTCCGGGAGCGAAGAGTACGGGTGAAGTGGTGCTCATGGACGCCGACGGGAGATGCCTTCTCACCGTCCGCCGCAAG CAGAGGCCGAGTCTGCATCACAGGTGGGACGGCTTCACCGGCGAGAGAACCGACGGCCAAAAGCCGCTGTTTAGCGTCCGAAAATCCTCCATACTGGGGCATTCTAGCACAACTGTTGAAATGTACAACAAGGTAGGCGAGGAGTACCAGATAGTCGGGTCCTTCGCCGGCCGCAGCTGCACTGTACTAGGCGCCGACAAGAAGGCGATGGCGGAGATCCGGCGGAAGGTCGACGCTTCCTCCAGTGTGGTACTTGGCAAAGAAGTTTTTTGGCTGTCTCTAAAGGCAGGAGTAGATGTGGCGTTCGTAATGGGGTTGGTTCTGGTATTGGACCAGATTCAAGGGGACGATGAGTATGAAGCGGCCAGGAGAGCGGGTGTGGATGCAATGAAGGACCATTTCAGAATTTCTTCTTAA
- the LOC142541425 gene encoding protein LURP-one-related 5-like isoform X2 — MKMESHDHGASSGFVFGEETHFTVLKTSNFFAGDGFCAYDAKGKLVFRVDSYGPGAKSTGEVVLMDADGRCLLTVRRKRPSLHHRWDGFTGERTDGQKPLFSVRKSSILGHSSTTVEMYNKVGEEYQIVGSFAGRSCTVLGADKKAMAEIRRKVDASSSVVLGKEVFWLSLKAGVDVAFVMGLVLVLDQIQGDDEYEAARRAGVDAMKDHFRISS; from the exons ATGAAAATGGAGAGTCATGATCATGGGGCGAGTTCTGGATTCGTATTTGGAGAGGAAACGCACTTCACGGTGCTGAAAACGTCCAATTTCTTCGCGGGAGATGGGTTCTGTGCGTATGATGCTAAAGGGAAGCTGGTGTTCCGGGTGGATTCGTATGGTCCGGGAGCGAAGAGTACGGGTGAAGTGGTGCTCATGGACGCCGACGGGAGATGCCTTCTCACCGTCCGCCGCAAG AGGCCGAGTCTGCATCACAGGTGGGACGGCTTCACCGGCGAGAGAACCGACGGCCAAAAGCCGCTGTTTAGCGTCCGAAAATCCTCCATACTGGGGCATTCTAGCACAACTGTTGAAATGTACAACAAGGTAGGCGAGGAGTACCAGATAGTCGGGTCCTTCGCCGGCCGCAGCTGCACTGTACTAGGCGCCGACAAGAAGGCGATGGCGGAGATCCGGCGGAAGGTCGACGCTTCCTCCAGTGTGGTACTTGGCAAAGAAGTTTTTTGGCTGTCTCTAAAGGCAGGAGTAGATGTGGCGTTCGTAATGGGGTTGGTTCTGGTATTGGACCAGATTCAAGGGGACGATGAGTATGAAGCGGCCAGGAGAGCGGGTGTGGATGCAATGAAGGACCATTTCAGAATTTCTTCTTAA
- the LOC142542430 gene encoding LOW QUALITY PROTEIN: F-box/LRR-repeat protein At4g14103-like (The sequence of the model RefSeq protein was modified relative to this genomic sequence to represent the inferred CDS: inserted 2 bases in 2 codons): MSPSYLFTMGNFSHMDTIQNHFRSLEKAPVNEKILDDDGRDGDEIDGISNMPNEILCHILSFLPTKYAVATSICSIKWKNIFCFIPNLRPHLDDSLLLKQRSASSTNPISFMNSVVRLLNVTLSEVHPIYAFCLICQNFSDGLCISDWVSDALCLNAKRIDLQVRHLKNANALFDSXFGCKVVSLNXLLNFVDRDLECRSNLPNLKILSIQFVKFKDANVLLEGCPMLEYLLVYNCYCYPGEILRICIHSLKVLKSVNDFYCLEGEIEFEAPKLEELNYRGFLENRYLAKNLKYLQIARLDLDQSISQYPYEFNEHASELIKVCSNVVKLILSEPFIIMRFYLLDPNECSFFFILVYVKDVICYMLVIS; the protein is encoded by the exons ATGTCTCCCTCCTATTTGTTTACAATGGGGAATTTCTCGCATATGGATACAATCCAAAATCATTTTAGGTCCCTTGAGAAAGCACCAGTAAATGAAAAAATCTTGGATGATGATGGTCGAGATGGTGATGAAATTGATGGAATAAGCAATATGCCCAATGAAATCCTCTGTCACATCCTATCGTTCCTGCCAACAAAATATGCAGTTGCCACTTCTATCTGCTCCATCAAATGGAAAAATATATTCTGTTTCATACCAAATCTTAGACCCCACCTGGATGACTCGTTATTATTAAAACAACGATCAGCCTCCAGCACCAATCCGATCAGTTTTATGAATTCTGTTGTTAGATTATTAAATGTCACTTTGTCTGAAGTTCATCCTATCTATGCCTTCTGTCTGATTTGTCAGAACTTTAGTGATGGGTTATGCATTTCCGATTGGGTTAGTGATGCTTTGTGTCTTAATGCCAAGAGGATTGATCTCCAGGTCCGTCATCTCAAGAATGCCAACGCTTTGTTCGACA CTTTTGGGTGCAAAGTAGTGTCTCTGA CTCTTCTAAACTTTGTTGACCGTGATCTTGAATGCAGATCCAATCTACCGAATCTTAAAATACTCTCCATTCAATTCGTGAAATTTAAGGATGCTAATGTTCTTCTAGAAGGCTGTCCAATGCTCGAGTATTTGTTGGTATATAATTGCTATTGTTACCCTGGAGAAATACTTAGGATCTGCATTCATTCACTTAAAGTTTTGAAATCAGTTAATGATTTTTACTGTCTTGAGGGTGAAATCGAGTTTGAAGCTCCAAAGCTTGAAGAGTTAAACTATCGTGGGTTCTTGGAAAATCGTTATTTGGCAAAAAACCTGAAATATCTTCAGATAGCTCGGCTAGATCTTGATCAAAGTATCAGCCAGTATCCATACGAGTTCAATGAACATGCTTCTGAGCTGATAAAAGTCTGCTCAAATGTCGTGAAGTTGATCTTGTCAGAACCGTTCATCATAATGAGATTCTATCTTCTTGACCCGAATGAATGCTCGTTCTTTTTTATACTTGTCTATGTAAAAGATGTGATCTGTTATATGCTCGTCATTTCATGA
- the LOC142542431 gene encoding uncharacterized protein LOC142542431, protein MKRMLLRSSSSPLLNSWLPNSASGSSSESNTLPQLTRTRSVCFMTSLHCEDSPGRCTPTRSALESDLKDPLKPKKSLMLPKVMERKEPQNMGSILLSSSGLGESMATEGCYALAERERMPLMPLVGGGGKSCGGGRGSYDGSGSQDSGSWNGHDNTDAYYEMTIKANPGNALLLANYAKFLKEVKGDFTKAEEYCGRAILANPNDASVLSLYADLIWQTQNDAERAETYFDQAVKTDPNDCYVLASYARFLWDADDDDDEEEGSKSEYGLGISSASSKFFEEGSHWPPLATAS, encoded by the exons ATGAAAAGAATGTTACTGAGAAGCTCTTCCTCACCACTCTTGAATTCATGGCTACCCAATTCAGCATCCGGGTCGTCCTCGGAATCTAATACTCTGCCCCAATTGACGCGTACCCGATCGGTCTGCTTTATGACGTCGCTTCATTGCGAAGACAGCCCGGGAAGATGCACTCCGACGCGGTCTGCATTAGAATCGGATCTCAAAGACCCGTTGAAGCCGAAGAAGAGCTTGATGCTACCGAAGGTCATGGAGAGGAAAGAACCGCAGAATATGGGGTCCATTTTGCTGTCGAGCTCTGGATTGGGTGAGTCGATGGCGACCGAGGGTTGTTATGCTCTAGCGGAAAGGGAGAGGATGCCGCTGATGCCGTTGGTTGGCGGTGGCGGCAAGAGTTGCGGAGGTGGGAGAGGATCTTATGATGGATCTGGTTCGCAGGATTCAGGGAGCTGGAATGGGCATGATAACACAGATGCGTATTATGAGATGACGATTAAAGCCAATCCTGGGAATGCTCTTTTACTGGCAAATTATGCTAAATTCTTGAAGGAG GTTAAGGGAGACTTTACTAAAGCAGAGGAGTATTGCGGAAGGGCGATTTTGGCCAACCCAAATGATGCCAGTGTGTTATCACTCTATGCTGATTTAATATGGCAAACACAAAATGATGCTGAAAGAGCCGAGACTTATTTTGATCAAGCTGTTAAAACAGACCCCAATGATTG CTATGTTCTAGCTTCATATGCTCGATTTTTGTGGGATgcggatgatgatgatgatgaagaggaaggTTCGAAAAGCGAATATGGATTGGGCATAAGTAGCGCATCATCCAAGTTTTTCGAAGAAGGATCTCATTGGCCTCCACTGGCCACAGCTTCTTAG
- the LOC142542436 gene encoding MAPK kinase substrate protein At1g80180-like, whose protein sequence is MAGLQRSEVSFRRQGSSGLVWDDKIVSGELNQLAQPKQENNSKENQHEGNELKNDGVTSTPVAASEDSARVPELKIERSRSNGEGRGFRTGRVSPAVEPPSPKVSACGFCGAFGKNEKTRRQRLKPVKRVM, encoded by the coding sequence ATGGCTGGTTTACAGAGATCGGAGGTGTCATTTAGGAGGCAAGGCTCCTCGGGATTGGTGTGGGACGACAAAATTGTCTCTGGTGAGTTGAATCAGCTCGCACAGCCTAAACAGGAAAACAACAGCAAGGAAAATCAGCATGAAGGGAATGAATTGAAGAATGATGGGGTCACCTCTACTCCAGTCGCCGCCTCCGAGGATTCGGCGCGAGTTCCTGAACTGAAGATCGAGAGAAGCAGATCCAACGGCGAAGGAAGGGGGTTCAGGACGGGGAGAGTGTCCCCGGCGGTCGAGCCGCCGTCGCCTAAGGTTTCAGCTTGTGGGTTTTGCGGTGCATTTGGGAAAAACGAGAAGACACGCCGCCAACGTTTGAAGCCCGTCAAGCGCGTGATGTGA